The following coding sequences are from one Devosia yakushimensis window:
- the crcB gene encoding fluoride efflux transporter CrcB has protein sequence MYPFLLVGLGGAIGAISRYGVSILVGRIWPHAFPLGTLLINIAGSAAMGLFIGILARTLPPWQQEARLFIAIGILGGFTTFSSFSLDTIALMERGEMLQAGLYVLLSVVVCLIGLYLGLLVTRGSPA, from the coding sequence ATGTATCCCTTCCTCCTCGTCGGCCTCGGCGGCGCCATCGGCGCCATATCACGCTACGGCGTTTCCATTCTGGTCGGCCGTATCTGGCCCCATGCCTTTCCGCTTGGCACGTTGTTGATCAACATTGCCGGCTCCGCTGCCATGGGGCTGTTCATCGGCATCCTGGCCCGCACCTTGCCGCCCTGGCAGCAGGAGGCAAGGTTGTTCATCGCCATTGGCATTCTTGGCGGCTTCACCACCTTCTCGTCCTTCTCCCTCGACACCATCGCCTTGATGGAGCGCGGCGAAATGCTCCAGGCGGGGCTCTATGTGCTGTTGTCGGTTGTGGTTTGCCTCATTGGCCTTTATCTCGGGCTTTTGGTGACCAGAGGCAGCCCGGCATGA
- a CDS encoding RluA family pseudouridine synthase, producing MSAVQQRQVSSDEDGMRLDRWFAQNFPQLGFGRLQKLIRNGEVRVDKGRVQTSTRLAAGQTVRIPPIDDAETPKPARVNSGDAQFLRDIILYEDEDIYVFNKPHGLAVQGGSGTFRHLDGMLKSLPNKAGEAPRLVHRLDRDTSGCLVVAKTQSAASHFGEVFRSRSARKIYWALVAGNPTPRQGEISCFLAKQATTDGEQMVVVKNGTPGAQHSMSYYSTTDTASRRFAWVTLKPVTGRTHQLRVHMAQLGTPIIGDPRYFNIENWQGAPGLGEGLHLHARRIALPLRNGKRLDVSAPLPPHMRESFDALGFDPDRFDVSKDPEDGA from the coding sequence ATGAGTGCGGTACAACAGCGGCAGGTGAGCAGCGATGAAGACGGGATGCGTCTTGACCGCTGGTTTGCGCAAAATTTTCCGCAGCTCGGTTTCGGACGGCTGCAGAAGCTGATCCGCAATGGCGAAGTGCGGGTCGACAAGGGCAGGGTGCAGACCAGTACGCGCCTTGCCGCCGGGCAGACCGTTCGTATTCCCCCGATCGACGATGCGGAGACACCCAAGCCGGCCAGGGTCAATTCCGGCGATGCACAATTCCTGCGCGATATCATTCTCTATGAAGACGAGGATATCTACGTCTTCAACAAGCCCCATGGCCTGGCCGTGCAGGGCGGCAGCGGTACGTTCCGCCATCTCGATGGCATGCTGAAAAGCCTACCCAACAAGGCCGGCGAGGCGCCGCGCCTGGTGCATCGGCTCGACCGTGACACGTCCGGTTGTCTCGTCGTTGCCAAGACGCAGTCGGCCGCCAGCCATTTCGGCGAGGTGTTCCGTTCGCGCTCGGCCCGCAAGATTTATTGGGCGCTCGTGGCGGGCAATCCGACCCCCCGCCAGGGCGAGATTTCGTGCTTCCTCGCCAAGCAGGCCACGACCGATGGCGAGCAGATGGTCGTGGTCAAGAACGGCACGCCGGGCGCGCAGCACTCCATGAGCTATTATTCGACCACCGATACGGCCAGCCGCCGCTTTGCCTGGGTCACGCTCAAGCCGGTGACCGGCCGCACCCATCAGTTGCGCGTGCATATGGCCCAGCTCGGTACGCCGATCATTGGCGATCCGCGCTATTTCAATATCGAGAACTGGCAGGGTGCGCCGGGGCTGGGCGAGGGGCTGCACCTGCATGCCCGCCGCATTGCCCTGCCGCTGCGCAATGGCAAGCGGCTCGATGTCTCCGCGCCGCTGCCGCCACATATGCGCGAGAGCTTTGATGCGCTGGGCTTCGATCCCGACCGGTTCGATGTCAGCAAGGACCCGGAGGACGGCGCATGA
- a CDS encoding HAD-IA family hydrolase codes for MTLVMFDMDGTLIDTQALITEHMATTFIGAGLDAPSPAESRRVIGLSLPVALVRLAGSDDPALIDRLVNDYRSHYRASVLTHNDREGLFPGALEALQRLRQWDGMLLGIATGKGLNGVHRITGNHNIADYFVTLQTPDHNPSKPHPGMLLRAMAETGATPGETVMVGDTTFDIEMGKAAGAWAIGVSWGYHDPTELIAAGADIMIDHYDDLDAAIRRVLE; via the coding sequence ATGACCCTTGTCATGTTCGACATGGACGGCACGTTGATCGATACCCAGGCGCTGATCACCGAGCATATGGCGACGACCTTTATCGGCGCGGGTCTCGATGCACCCAGTCCCGCGGAATCGCGCCGGGTTATCGGCCTGTCTCTGCCCGTCGCCCTGGTGCGGCTGGCGGGCAGCGACGATCCGGCGCTGATCGACAGGCTGGTCAATGACTATAGGAGCCACTACCGGGCCTCGGTGCTGACGCATAACGATCGCGAGGGGCTGTTTCCCGGCGCGCTGGAGGCCCTGCAGCGGCTGCGGCAGTGGGATGGCATGCTTTTGGGCATCGCCACCGGCAAGGGCCTCAATGGCGTGCACCGCATCACCGGCAATCACAATATTGCCGACTATTTCGTCACCCTGCAGACGCCCGACCACAACCCCTCCAAGCCGCATCCCGGCATGTTGCTGCGGGCCATGGCCGAAACCGGCGCCACGCCGGGCGAGACGGTGATGGTGGGCGATACGACCTTCGATATCGAAATGGGTAAGGCCGCTGGAGCCTGGGCTATTGGCGTAAGCTGGGGCTATCACGACCCCACCGAACTGATTGCCGCCGGCGCGGATATCATGATCGACCATTATGACGACCTCGACGCAGCGATCCGTAGAGTCCTGGAGTAA
- a CDS encoding ATP12 family chaperone protein, with protein sequence MRDQLEDAHKHIDDGYGRAQHANKVELPKRFYKDVGVAPVDGGFVVTLDGRQVRTPGRKIPIVVPAAAIATAMAEEWAAQGEFIDATTMPMVRLINSAVESGDDAIPAFRAEIIKFAAGDLMLYRADAPQELVSEQELVWDHALVRLARHFGVSFQPTIGVMHQPQPQATLDRLAETLDGENLLVLTALVNVTGLTGSGLLAIGFWNRLFTPDEVWRAAHVDEDYQIAQWGEDEEAAERRAKRRVEFDTAIAVLEALRA encoded by the coding sequence ATGCGCGACCAGCTTGAAGATGCTCACAAGCATATCGATGACGGCTATGGCCGGGCGCAGCATGCCAACAAGGTCGAGCTGCCCAAGCGCTTTTACAAGGATGTCGGCGTAGCCCCGGTCGATGGCGGCTTTGTCGTGACGCTGGATGGGCGGCAGGTTCGCACACCGGGCAGGAAAATTCCGATCGTGGTGCCCGCAGCCGCCATCGCCACGGCCATGGCCGAGGAATGGGCGGCGCAGGGCGAATTCATCGATGCCACGACCATGCCCATGGTCCGGCTGATCAATTCGGCGGTGGAGAGCGGGGACGATGCCATCCCGGCCTTCCGTGCCGAGATCATCAAATTCGCTGCCGGCGACCTCATGCTCTATCGCGCCGATGCGCCGCAAGAGCTGGTCAGCGAGCAGGAACTGGTGTGGGACCATGCGCTGGTCAGGCTGGCCCGGCATTTCGGCGTCAGCTTCCAGCCCACCATTGGCGTAATGCACCAGCCCCAGCCGCAGGCCACGCTGGACCGTCTGGCCGAGACGCTGGACGGCGAAAATCTCCTCGTGCTCACGGCGCTGGTCAATGTTACCGGGCTGACCGGCTCGGGCCTCCTCGCAATCGGCTTCTGGAACCGGCTGTTCACCCCGGACGAAGTCTGGCGGGCAGCGCATGTCGATGAAGATTACCAGATCGCCCAATGGGGCGAGGACGAGGAAGCCGCCGAGCGCCGCGCGAAACGCCGGGTCGAGTTCGACACCGCAATTGCCGTGCTGGAAGCGCTCCGGGCATAG
- a CDS encoding dihydropteroate synthase: MTASASKPPVIALVATGGDVVSRARAALAGGAEIIEVTADDTTSVQRELDSVVPAIEALISAGISAPIAIASRRALVVDQALEAGATLVRPLDGEEGSEIAEIIALHGARTVADP, translated from the coding sequence ATGACTGCTTCCGCATCTAAACCGCCGGTCATTGCCCTTGTCGCCACAGGCGGCGATGTCGTGTCACGCGCCAGAGCAGCGCTGGCCGGAGGAGCTGAAATCATCGAAGTGACGGCCGATGACACGACCAGCGTTCAGCGGGAATTGGATAGTGTCGTTCCGGCCATAGAGGCTCTGATCAGTGCCGGAATTTCAGCGCCAATCGCAATAGCCAGCCGCCGGGCCCTGGTGGTCGACCAGGCGCTCGAAGCCGGCGCAACCCTTGTGCGCCCGCTCGATGGCGAAGAAGGGAGCGAGATCGCTGAAATCATAGCGCTGCATGGCGCGCGGACTGTCGCCGACCCCTAG